The region CAGCCTTGTCAATAAAGATTTTACGATATCTTCGATCATCATCCATTTATATCAGGATCCCGAATATTTCACACTTTTAGAAAAGAGAAACCGTTTACTTGATAAACAAAGGAACGCTTCTCTTACCAAGAAAGAGGAACAGACACTGGATGAAGTCTCTATCGCATTTAAAGAACACAGGGATGAACAGCGTATTCTTGACAATCAGAATATTAAAGAAATTCGCTCTCTGATCTCAAAGTACCAAAATGATGCCACATTTTTTTTAGGTGGTGTTCAAATGATCTCCAACGATATTGTTGGATTTATCAAAAATGATCTGCTTATTTATGGAAGTACCCTGATACTCCTTATTATCCTTGTTTTGGGTTTTGTTTTCAAAAGAGCAAGATGGGTGATGCTGCCTATTCTTATCTGTGCTCTGTCCGTCATTGCTATCACCAGCAGTCTGGGATATTTTGGATGGGAGATCACTGTTATCTCTTCAAACTTTATTGCCTTGCAGCTCATTATTACCATTTCTATCGTTTTACATCTTATTGTAAGGTATGAAGAACTGTTGACACTTTACCCTCATGCTTCATCCAAAAGACTTATTTTAGTTACGATGATTACAAAAGCCACACCTACTTTCTTTGCTATTATCACTACGATCGCAGGGTTTTCTTCACTGCTCTATTCTCATATCTATCCTGTCATTAATCTGGGTTGGATGATGAGTGCAGGGATCTCCATGTCACTTTTTATTGCATTTATTGTTTTTCCTGCTGTACTGATGTTACTAAAAAAAAGACCTCCTATCAAGCGTAAGAGATCTATGGCCTTTATACCCTCTCTTACTGCCAGAATTGTATTACATGATAAAAAAGCGATCTATATCATCACCTTCCTTTCTATTGTATTTAGTATCACAGGGGCTTCACAGCTTATTGTAGAAAACAGTTTTATCAACTACTTCAAAAAAGATACGGATATCTATAAAGGTATGAAGATTATAGACCAGGAGCTAGGAGGGACCACTCCCTTAGATGTCATACTCACGCTATCGGATGAGAACAGTACCTACTCACCTACCGATGCGACACAAGAAGATACGGATGAAGAGGCAGATTCCTTCGAAGATGAATTCAGTCTTGTAGAGAACCAAGACCAATACTGGTTCACGGATGAAAAGATCAAGATCATCAAAAAAGTCCATAACTATTTAACACAGCTAGAACAGGTAGGTGAGGTACAGTCTTTTGCCACACTTCTTGATACAGGAAAAGTACTCAATGAAAACAAAGATCTAGACAGTATAGATCTCGCTTTGATCTATAAAAAACTCCCTCAAAAATATAGAGATGTGATACTGACCCCTTACGTCGATATTGAACATAACCAGCTAAGGTTTTCTACACGTATCGTAGATTCTAGTGAATCTTTACGAAGGGACGCATTACTGAAAAAGATCAAAAGTGACCTCACACAAATCATAGATCCTGATGTCGCCACGGTACAGCTCTCAAATCTCATGGTTCTTTACAATAATATGCTGCAATCCCTGTTCCATTCACAGATCACAATGATCGGTCTTGTATTGCTCATCGTTTTCCTCATGTTCCTTCTACTGTTCAGGTCCCTGAAACTCACATTTATTGCGTTGATCGTCAATATTGTTCCTATAGCTCTGGTCTTTGGATTTATGGGCTGGTTACACATTCCTCTGGATATTATGACGATTACCATCGCTGCCATAGCTATGGGTATAGGTATTGATGACACGATACATTATATTCACCGATTTAAAGTTGAATTTGAAAAAGACAATTTATACTATTTTACGATGCATCGAACAAGCAACAGCATTGGGAATGCTTTGTACTTTACCACACTTGTCATCGTGATAGGTTTTTCCATTCTGACATTGTCAAATTTGATCCCGACCATTTATTTTGGTCTGCTTACAATGGTGGTGATGGTCGCTGCACTCACGTCAGATATGATACTTTTACCAAAACTTTTACTTTTAATTAAGCCATTCAAAAAATCAAAATAATACAATTTTCAATCATCCCCTCAAAATTAATATCTCCTTTTATAAAATATGTTACAATCGAAAAAATAAAATAATGGACCCATACCCTATGTTTCAAGAATTCAAAATAAACAATTTAGAACAATTTCCCAAAGATTTAGACACGCTTTTAAACCAGCAAAGAGAGAGTATCAAGGATATCACTGTAAATGCTGAGAGCAATTATGAAAAAGTCCTTAAACCCTTGCAGGACCTAGATGAAGAATTAGGGCTTTTCTTTACCCCGCTTGCTCATCTTAACTCAGTGATGAACTCAGAGGAAACACAAAAAGCCTATGAAGAGTCTATCCCTCTACTTTCTAAGTTCAGTTCTGAAATGGCACAAAATGAAGCCCTGTTTAAAAAGATTGAAACGATCAAAGCAGATTCCAAGGAAGCGCAAAAAGTTCTAGAACATGAAGTCAGAGGCTTTGTACTCTCTGGGGTCAATCTCCCCGAAGACAAGAAAAAACGTATGGAAGAGATCAACCTCAAACTCTCTGAACTTTCTAACCAATTTTCACAAAACCTTCTTGATGCGACCAATGCCTATGAACTCATCATCGAAGATGAAAAAGATGTTGAGGGCATGCCTCAGTCTGATATCGATGCAGCCAAAGAGGAGATCGATGGAAAAACCGTTTATAAATTTACACTTCAGATTCCTAGTTATCTGGCCTACATGACTTACGGGCCTAACCGTACATATAGAAAAGAACTCTCTAAAGCCTATGCCACCAGAGCGCCTGAAAATGCAGAAGTGATAGACCAGATCCTGGCACTCAAACATGAAAAATCACAACTGTTGGGCTTTAGCTCTTATGCGCAGTATGCCCTAGAGACACGTGATGCAAGTCATGAAGATGATGTCATCACATTCTTAAATGAATTGGCTGATGCTGCCTTGCCTCAAGCCAAAAATGAACTGGCTGAACTTAAAACATTTGCACGTAAAACAGATGGCATAGAAGACTTAGCAGGGTATGATGTAGGGTACTATTCAGAAAAACTGAAAAAAGAAAAGTTTGACTTTGATGATACGATGACCAAACCTTACTTTGAACAAGAGAAGGTTTTAGAAGGACTATTGTACATAGTCTCAGAACTGTTTGGGGTCACCTTTGAACCTGCAGACGTACCGACCTGGCACGCATGTGTGAAACCTTTTGACATCTTCGAAGAAGGCAAACTCTCCGGACGTATCTACTTTGATCTTGAAGCGCGTAAAGAAAAACGCGGAGGGGCATGGATGAATGACTGGGAGACACACTATGTGGATGCTAAAGGAGAATTACACCTTCCCTCAGCTTTCATCGTATGTAACTTCTCGCCAACGACACCCAAGACACCATCACTGCTAAGACATGACGATGTCGTAACCCTCTTTCATGAAATGGGACATGCTATCCATCACCTCTTTGGAAAATGTAAAGAGCGTTCGGTCTCAGGTATTAACGGTGTGGCATGGGATGTGGTAGAGTTTCCTTCACAGTTTTTGGAGAACTTTGCTTATGAAGCAGCGATCTTAAAACGTTTTGGTTTTCACTATGAAACAGGTGAGCCTATCTCAGAGGAGCTGATGGCAAAAATAAAAGAGACCAAAAACTTCCAGGCAGCCCTTGGTATCCTGCGTCAGGTAGAATTTTCTCTGTTTGATTTTGTTCTGCATCAAGACCTTTACCAAGGTGAAGAAGTGCAGACATTGCTCGATGGCATCAGAGAAAAAACGTCTTTGCTTACACCGCCGAGTTATAACAAATTTCAACATGGATTTGCACATATCTTTGCCGGTGGCTATGCTGCAGGGTACTACAGTTATAAATGGGCTGAAGTACTCTCTGCAGATGCTTTTTTCTCTTGTTTGGATAATGAATCAGGATTTAACAAAGAACGTGCAAAAGGGTATAAAGAGTATATCCTTGCAAGCGGTGGTGCGATTGAAATGTCTGAGCTCTACGAAGAGTGGCTTGGACGAAAAGCAGATGTTCAGAGTCTGATCAAACTCTATGAAATAGTATAATGATCTTCTGTCACTCTAAGGATAGGTATCCTAAGAGTGACAAGGTAGAAAGGAGCCTTTCGTGAACGAATACCGTTCTCTTGTATTAACCGTGATTGCCATCTTTACAATTACTTTACTGGCTGCCTATTTTAGTCCCTCATTCGCGGAACAAAAAACATACTTAGAACTTTTTATACTTTTTGGAAGCTTGCTTTTCATCTTTGCTGTGGTGGTGATCTTTGCAACACTGGGATTTCACTCTTTTGCACTCTTTTTGAGTCTCTTTCTTGCTGCAGTGATCGCCATGTATGGGGTATTGGGTGCTTTGCTTATAACGGCTGTCACCTATTTTCTGTGGGGTTCTATCTTCGCGATGGAAGTACTTTTGTTTTATAATGGGAGTGAAAGTGCCAAAGCGTGGTTTGTATCCCGTTATGATTTTAAAACATTCAAGATGGAATATATTGCTTTTTATCCGCTGATGGGAATGCTCTATATTTTATTGGAGTTCATACCCTATCTCTTTTCTAAAGAGAAGTTGTTGAAGTTCACCCCTTCAAAAGTCTTGAAGGAGATGGAGGCATTATTGCAGTAAAAAGCAACCAGTCAAACATGACTAGTTCTTTTTAATATACTCTTCTTTTGATTCTTCTTTCTTACCAAATCCGAAAAATCTTTTGATTCTTTGACAGATAGTAAATGAACCTGTCTCTATACGACACTCTTCTACTTCCTCTACTTCATCATTTTTTATCATTGAAGCGATACGCTCAGGCTGTTTTTTACCTTCAATGATGAATCTAAGTGCATTCAGACGGATAAACCCTTCTGCATCTTTTTGGTTATATACTTCATCTTCTTCAAAGGTAGAGTGTTCTTCAGAATAGAGAGAGATATCAGATCTTCTACCTACTACAGTCACATTTCCTTTGTAAAGTTTCAACTTTACATCCCCTTGAACATGTTCTTGTGTTGCATCAATAGCAGCCTGAAGCATCTTACGCTCCGCTGACCACCAGAAACCTTGGTAGATGAGTTTGGCATACTTAGGCATAAGCTCATCTTTCATATGTGCTTCTTCTCTGTCAAGTGTGATAGATTCGATAGCCCTGTGTGCTTTAAGCATGATAGTTCCACCCGGTGTCTCGTAACAACCACGTGCTTTCATACCTACATAACGGTTCTCTACGATATCGATACGACCGATACCATGTTTATTACCATAGTCATTCAACGTTTTTAAAATGGTTGCAGGGCTCATCTCTTCACGGTTGATCGCTACAGGGTCACCATTTTTATAGCTGATCGTGATATATTCTGGTTCATCTGGTGCTTTTTCCGGACTCACAGACCATAACCACATATCCTCTTCAGGTTCAGCATATGGATTTTCCAAATGTTCACCCTCATAAGAGATGTGAAGCAAGTTCGCATCCATAGAGTAAGGTTTTGGCTTTCCTTTTCCATCTATATCAATACCATGATCTGCTGCATACTTCAAAAGCTTCGTACGTGAGTTCAAGTCCCACTCTCTCCATGGTGCGATAACTGCGATATCTGGGTCAAGTGCAAGGTAACCAAGTTCAAAACGTACCTGGTCATTTCCCTTACCTGTTGCACCGTGACTTACTGCGTCCGCACCTGTTTTATGTGCGATCTCTATCTGCTTTTTAGAGATGAGTGGACGTGCAATAGACGTCCCTAAAAGATACTCCCCCTCATAAATAGCATTGGCTCTGAACATAGGAAAAACAAAGTCTTTTACAAACTCTTCTCTCAGATCCAAGATGAAAATATTTTCTTCTTTGATCCCCATATCCAATGCTTTCTGACGTGCAGGTTCTACCTCTTCACCCTGCCCAAGGTCAGCCGTGAAAGTAACCACTTCACACTCATACTCGTCTTGAAGCCATTTTAAAATAATACTTGTATCAAGCCCACCAGAGTAAGCCAGTACCGCTTTTTTAATCTTTCTTTTTGCCATGCTATAAGCCTTTAAATAATATTGTTGCAATTTTAGCGTAAATTTAGTTACGGATGGTTTTATATTTACTATTATTTTAACACATTCTATTCAGATACATAGGCTCCTCTTGCACCACTCACAACATTTTTAGACTTTTCTTTTTTACTTTTTTCAGCAATTTTTAAATTCACTTCATGCTCTTTAGCAATTAAATAGTTGCCATATGTTTCAAATTCATCCTCGCCTTTTGCATTTAACTGTTTTTCAAGAAGTCTAAGTTTTTGCTTTAATTTATCACTTAAAGTAATGATCTCTTGGTAATGTACGGCAGATATTTGAATGGCACCATCACTTAATGGTTTCTTTCTGCCAAATAGACTGCTTTTATTCTTTGATACGCATACTTCATAAATCTGCATAAAATTATTATGTATGCTTTTCCATAATGCTTCAATTTCATATAAAGTATCAACACATGTGTTATCTCTAAATAGCATTGCCTCTTGCTCCAGCCACTTTCCGAAATCAATGTCGGACATATTTAATTCAATGTCTTCTTGTTTATGTGTATCCAATAACCCAGCCGATAATAATTTTATCATACC is a window of Sulfurovum sp. TSL6 DNA encoding:
- a CDS encoding argininosuccinate synthase, encoding MAKRKIKKAVLAYSGGLDTSIILKWLQDEYECEVVTFTADLGQGEEVEPARQKALDMGIKEENIFILDLREEFVKDFVFPMFRANAIYEGEYLLGTSIARPLISKKQIEIAHKTGADAVSHGATGKGNDQVRFELGYLALDPDIAVIAPWREWDLNSRTKLLKYAADHGIDIDGKGKPKPYSMDANLLHISYEGEHLENPYAEPEEDMWLWSVSPEKAPDEPEYITISYKNGDPVAINREEMSPATILKTLNDYGNKHGIGRIDIVENRYVGMKARGCYETPGGTIMLKAHRAIESITLDREEAHMKDELMPKYAKLIYQGFWWSAERKMLQAAIDATQEHVQGDVKLKLYKGNVTVVGRRSDISLYSEEHSTFEEDEVYNQKDAEGFIRLNALRFIIEGKKQPERIASMIKNDEVEEVEECRIETGSFTICQRIKRFFGFGKKEESKEEYIKKN
- a CDS encoding RND family transporter; amino-acid sequence: MLTTLYQKLILKYPLSVLIILISSILIFGINVLKLEIDASAETLLLNDDKDLAFSRTVAKRFQTNDLLIIAYKPKQNLLSPESLQTLTRISEDLKQLPSVESVDSLINVPLFFSPIRDMDDLINETRTLKSPDINLSMVKHEFLTSPLYKDSLVNKDFTISSIIIHLYQDPEYFTLLEKRNRLLDKQRNASLTKKEEQTLDEVSIAFKEHRDEQRILDNQNIKEIRSLISKYQNDATFFLGGVQMISNDIVGFIKNDLLIYGSTLILLIILVLGFVFKRARWVMLPILICALSVIAITSSLGYFGWEITVISSNFIALQLIITISIVLHLIVRYEELLTLYPHASSKRLILVTMITKATPTFFAIITTIAGFSSLLYSHIYPVINLGWMMSAGISMSLFIAFIVFPAVLMLLKKRPPIKRKRSMAFIPSLTARIVLHDKKAIYIITFLSIVFSITGASQLIVENSFINYFKKDTDIYKGMKIIDQELGGTTPLDVILTLSDENSTYSPTDATQEDTDEEADSFEDEFSLVENQDQYWFTDEKIKIIKKVHNYLTQLEQVGEVQSFATLLDTGKVLNENKDLDSIDLALIYKKLPQKYRDVILTPYVDIEHNQLRFSTRIVDSSESLRRDALLKKIKSDLTQIIDPDVATVQLSNLMVLYNNMLQSLFHSQITMIGLVLLIVFLMFLLLFRSLKLTFIALIVNIVPIALVFGFMGWLHIPLDIMTITIAAIAMGIGIDDTIHYIHRFKVEFEKDNLYYFTMHRTSNSIGNALYFTTLVIVIGFSILTLSNLIPTIYFGLLTMVVMVAALTSDMILLPKLLLLIKPFKKSK
- a CDS encoding M3 family metallopeptidase; protein product: MFQEFKINNLEQFPKDLDTLLNQQRESIKDITVNAESNYEKVLKPLQDLDEELGLFFTPLAHLNSVMNSEETQKAYEESIPLLSKFSSEMAQNEALFKKIETIKADSKEAQKVLEHEVRGFVLSGVNLPEDKKKRMEEINLKLSELSNQFSQNLLDATNAYELIIEDEKDVEGMPQSDIDAAKEEIDGKTVYKFTLQIPSYLAYMTYGPNRTYRKELSKAYATRAPENAEVIDQILALKHEKSQLLGFSSYAQYALETRDASHEDDVITFLNELADAALPQAKNELAELKTFARKTDGIEDLAGYDVGYYSEKLKKEKFDFDDTMTKPYFEQEKVLEGLLYIVSELFGVTFEPADVPTWHACVKPFDIFEEGKLSGRIYFDLEARKEKRGGAWMNDWETHYVDAKGELHLPSAFIVCNFSPTTPKTPSLLRHDDVVTLFHEMGHAIHHLFGKCKERSVSGINGVAWDVVEFPSQFLENFAYEAAILKRFGFHYETGEPISEELMAKIKETKNFQAALGILRQVEFSLFDFVLHQDLYQGEEVQTLLDGIREKTSLLTPPSYNKFQHGFAHIFAGGYAAGYYSYKWAEVLSADAFFSCLDNESGFNKERAKGYKEYILASGGAIEMSELYEEWLGRKADVQSLIKLYEIV